A single genomic interval of Phocoena sinus isolate mPhoSin1 chromosome 15, mPhoSin1.pri, whole genome shotgun sequence harbors:
- the HSPB1 gene encoding heat shock protein beta-1, whose translation MAERRVPFSLLRGPSWDPFRDWYPAHSRLFDQAFGMPRLPEEWSQWLSHSGWPGYVRPLSAAAIEGPAYSRALSRQLSSGFSEIQQTADRWRVSLDVNHFAPEELTVKTKDGVVEITGKHEERQDEHGYISRCFTRKYTLPPGVDPTQVSSSLSPEGTLTVEAPLPKPATQSAEITIPVTFEARAQLGGPEAGKSEQPGNK comes from the exons ATGGCCGAGCGCCGAGTGCCCTTCTCGCTCCTGCGGGGCCCCAGCTGGGACCCTTTCCGCGATTGGTACCCGGCCCACAGCCGCCTCTTCGACCAGGCCTTCGGGATGCCCCGGCTGCCCGAGGAGTGGTCGCAGTGGCTGAGCCACAGCGGATGGCCGGGCTACGTGCGCCCTCTGTCCGCCGCCGCGATCGAGGGTCCCGCCTACAGCCGCGCGCTCAGCCGGCAGCTCAGCAGCGGCTTCTCGGAGATCCAGCAGACTGCCGACCGCTGGCGCGTGTCCTTGGACGTCAACCACTTCGCCCCCGAGGAGCTGACGGTCAAGACCAAGGACGGCGTGGTGGAGATCACTG GCAAGCACGAAGAGCGACAGGATGAGCACGGCTACATTTCCCGGTGCTTCACTCGAAAATACAC GCTGCCCCCCGGTGTGGACCCCACCCAGGTCTCCTCCTCCCTGTCCCCCGAGGGCACGCTCACCGTGGAGGCCCCGTTGCCCAAGCCAGCCACCCAGTCGGCAGAGATCACCATCCCTGTCACCTTCGAGGCGCGTGCCCAGCTTGGGGGCCCAGAAGCTGGGAAGTCTGAACAGCCTGGAAACAAGTAA